A portion of the Thermosediminibacter oceani DSM 16646 genome contains these proteins:
- a CDS encoding helix-turn-helix domain-containing protein produces MIIDEQKRLCIEYLVAGMSITEIAQKIGRSRQAIYDWLKNPEFKAALDERLQENKAQAEKIINSKLPEALYKIWALIEKSQSDKVKADLLKYWVDRQLGKPSTKVSVDMNDPNKDSAADLNDLIDEVLDE; encoded by the coding sequence ATGATAATAGATGAACAGAAACGATTGTGTATTGAATATTTAGTTGCAGGCATGAGTATTACTGAAATAGCACAGAAAATAGGGAGAAGCAGACAAGCGATATATGATTGGTTGAAGAATCCTGAATTTAAGGCAGCGCTTGACGAACGCTTACAGGAAAATAAAGCTCAGGCAGAGAAGATTATCAATTCCAAATTGCCTGAAGCATTATATAAGATATGGGCCTTAATAGAAAAAAGCCAGAGCGATAAAGTTAAAGCAGACCTGCTCAAATACTGGGTTGATAGGCAATTGGGCAAACCTTCAACAAAAGTTAGCGTGGATATGAATGATCCAAATAAAGACTCCGCAGCAGATTTAAATGATCTCATTGATGAGGTTTTGGATGAATAA
- a CDS encoding phage portal protein translates to METLIKSCLEDYFLNLPKFQKMYNYYLGKTDAMLNYQMITNRTNNKVNCNFIKTFIKEEVSYIVGNKVTYISKSGNEDIINAITQNLAHWSEKHDQNLCKKMLTFGEAYELYYVDKDGLFSAQIYSPLNSYALLDDYGNVQMFLVLFKKKFDETQYLDVYYPGKVEHYTVSGISDINYIGEDTHIFDEVPVAICSIAEEKEFDTLFNDLKGLQDAYETNLSDISNEISDFRNAYLMIMGAEISADDLAAMKQLGAMKVPQGGDVRWLTKNINDAFIQNTLKTLEDKMYQISNHINANEKLSSNTSSLALRTRLISLENKCKLNADALADALKTRLKFLFKYLKIKTGQNFDYRDVKIKFTPNIPQDDLMTAQIISQLNGKLSTETALAQLSFVDNPKEEIAKLRKEQEEVMSINLDSIPDGVENG, encoded by the coding sequence ATGGAAACCTTAATAAAGTCTTGTTTGGAAGATTACTTCCTTAATTTGCCTAAGTTTCAGAAGATGTATAACTACTACCTGGGAAAAACCGATGCTATGCTTAATTATCAAATGATCACCAACCGCACTAATAATAAAGTAAACTGCAATTTTATTAAAACCTTCATTAAAGAAGAAGTTTCCTACATTGTCGGTAATAAGGTTACTTATATTTCAAAATCCGGCAACGAGGATATAATCAATGCTATAACACAAAATCTTGCACACTGGAGCGAAAAACACGACCAGAATTTATGCAAAAAAATGCTCACCTTCGGGGAAGCGTACGAATTATATTACGTGGATAAAGACGGTTTATTCTCAGCGCAGATATATAGTCCATTGAATTCTTATGCATTACTCGATGACTACGGCAATGTGCAAATGTTTTTAGTTTTATTCAAGAAAAAATTTGACGAAACGCAGTATCTTGATGTTTACTACCCTGGGAAAGTAGAACATTACACCGTTTCGGGTATTTCGGATATTAATTATATCGGCGAAGATACTCATATTTTCGATGAAGTGCCGGTTGCTATTTGCAGCATAGCGGAAGAAAAAGAATTTGATACACTTTTTAACGACCTAAAGGGGTTACAGGACGCTTACGAGACTAATTTAAGTGATATTTCCAATGAAATTTCCGACTTCCGCAACGCTTATCTCATGATTATGGGTGCAGAAATTAGCGCAGACGACCTTGCAGCCATGAAACAGTTAGGAGCAATGAAAGTTCCGCAGGGTGGAGATGTGCGCTGGCTTACTAAAAATATTAATGACGCTTTTATACAGAATACGCTAAAAACCCTTGAAGATAAAATGTATCAGATTTCAAACCATATAAATGCTAATGAGAAACTTTCTAGCAACACAAGTTCGCTGGCTTTGCGGACTAGGCTTATTTCCCTTGAAAATAAGTGCAAATTAAACGCTGATGCTTTGGCTGATGCACTGAAAACAAGACTAAAGTTTTTATTTAAATACCTGAAAATCAAAACCGGCCAGAATTTTGACTATAGAGATGTAAAAATTAAGTTTACTCCGAACATACCGCAGGATGATCTCATGACTGCTCAGATAATATCACAACTTAACGGTAAACTTTCAACAGAAACCGCACTTGCTCAATTGAGTTTTGTTGACAATCCCAAAGAAGAAATTGCAAAACTCCGCAAAGAGCAAGAAGAAGTTATGAGTATTAATTTAGATAGTATACCGGATGGTGTAGAAAATGGATAA
- a CDS encoding phage protein — protein MGRGSSLPELFLKVGDNMAVQPTKEDIELLLKYLTKSITAKRNLPQQKTEEIAKKIIQKNKENLFGYHGLAYAVGAESIEFFCLYFLQDTFRVKENNDARPLAPFHHEIWNTLERMILKDEFDKLVLCLPRGHAKSTVVTYATVIWLHCYGKSFYTIVQGKTERDAQKFVFDVRSALENNEYIKETFGELIDTKNFTVNANELHLTNNTKIEAISSTSSMRGRKHLGKRPQFIICDDIVGLDDCLNDQAKDKKYETFQKDVLYAGDTPVYRDGVKIKPGSKYVIIGTVLAENDFISRLLNDKTYYSILKRGIPLENFDVDNYFNHNPYWAEFKKIYFDNKNPYAQIDARDYFYAYEKEMTFPRLWPEKYTCIDLALMYYSDPIAFKSEIMNDATHIGEKCFFTIKTETPEEIESHVFEKTMMCVDCAVNTGKNNDFTAICVGSKDSNGYRYIRKGLLLKVDFDEYIAKVIELLKQYPDITHVFIEKNTFNGSDVKRLQELIRNDDELRHRNITFINEYQKKNKENKIRAIAGKVNNGFIIFNQEDEDFYNQILEYQGEGIGHDDAADCVAELDLRIDDIKVVEKIQVFDRRLLGL, from the coding sequence ATGGGGAGGGGTTCTTCCCTCCCTGAACTTTTTTTAAAAGTTGGTGATAATATGGCAGTGCAACCCACAAAAGAAGATATAGAACTTTTACTAAAATACTTAACTAAAAGCATTACCGCAAAGCGAAACCTTCCTCAACAAAAAACCGAGGAAATAGCGAAAAAAATAATACAAAAAAACAAAGAAAATCTGTTTGGTTATCATGGATTGGCTTACGCTGTAGGCGCAGAAAGTATTGAGTTTTTTTGCCTTTATTTTTTGCAGGATACTTTTAGGGTTAAAGAAAATAACGATGCCAGACCATTAGCACCATTCCACCATGAGATATGGAATACACTAGAAAGAATGATACTCAAAGACGAATTTGATAAATTAGTCCTATGCTTACCTAGAGGCCACGCCAAAAGCACTGTAGTAACTTATGCTACTGTAATATGGTTACATTGCTATGGTAAAAGTTTTTATACCATAGTGCAGGGTAAAACTGAAAGAGACGCTCAAAAATTTGTGTTTGATGTGCGTTCCGCTTTAGAAAATAATGAATATATTAAGGAAACCTTTGGAGAATTAATAGACACCAAAAATTTTACGGTTAATGCTAACGAATTACACTTAACTAATAACACAAAAATTGAAGCAATATCTAGCACGTCAAGCATGAGAGGACGTAAACACTTAGGCAAAAGACCTCAATTTATTATCTGTGATGATATAGTTGGATTGGATGACTGCTTAAATGACCAGGCGAAGGATAAAAAATATGAGACCTTTCAAAAAGATGTTCTCTATGCCGGTGATACTCCTGTATATAGGGATGGCGTGAAAATAAAACCTGGCAGCAAATACGTAATTATCGGCACTGTGCTTGCCGAGAACGATTTTATTTCACGTTTGCTAAACGATAAAACATACTACAGTATTTTAAAACGAGGTATTCCGCTGGAAAATTTTGATGTGGATAACTATTTCAATCATAATCCTTACTGGGCTGAATTTAAGAAAATATACTTCGATAATAAAAATCCCTATGCTCAAATAGACGCTAGGGATTATTTTTATGCGTATGAAAAAGAAATGACATTCCCGAGGCTTTGGCCGGAGAAATATACCTGCATAGATTTAGCACTAATGTATTATTCTGATCCTATTGCCTTCAAAAGTGAAATAATGAATGACGCTACCCACATCGGGGAAAAGTGTTTCTTTACTATAAAAACCGAAACCCCAGAAGAAATAGAAAGCCATGTTTTTGAAAAGACCATGATGTGCGTTGACTGCGCTGTTAATACTGGCAAAAACAACGACTTTACCGCTATCTGTGTTGGCTCAAAAGATAGTAATGGTTATAGGTATATCAGAAAAGGCTTGCTTTTGAAGGTAGATTTTGACGAATACATAGCAAAAGTAATTGAGTTGCTCAAGCAATACCCTGATATTACTCATGTTTTTATCGAAAAAAACACCTTCAACGGTAGTGACGTAAAACGATTGCAAGAGTTAATAAGAAATGACGATGAATTACGCCATAGAAATATTACTTTTATCAATGAATACCAAAAGAAAAATAAAGAAAATAAAATCCGGGCTATTGCAGGGAAAGTAAACAATGGCTTTATCATCTTTAACCAGGAAGATGAGGACTTCTATAACCAGATTTTGGAATATCAGGGCGAAGGTATAGGGCATGATGACGCCGCTGACTGTGTGGCTGAGTTAGATTTAAGGATAGATGACATTAAAGTAGTTGAGAAAATTCAGGTATTCGACAGACGATTATTAGGTTTATAA